The DNA sequence TAAAAAACTTTGTCACCTACAAATACGAAACCGTCATCAAAACTTGTTTCATACACTTTGTAAGCAAAAGTTTTTTTATCTAATTCTATAAGGTATTCCTCTTTTTCAAGTAAATAGACTTTATCATCGACACTAATCATCCCTAATATGTGTGCAAACGGCAGTTTGATTTTATTAACTTCCTGTAAGTCAGGTGTCAATGAGATAATATTTCCTTCTTTCGTAGCAATATAAATCATTTTTCCATCATCCACAACACTTCTGATCTCATATTTTTGACGGATCTCTTTTTGTGCAAGAGAGAGGATTTTTGTACTTGTTGCAGCTATGATTTTATTGTCTACCATATTGAAATAGACAACATTATTGAACTGTTCTTGAGATGAAACAATTACAGTTCTCAGACGCTTTTTAAGTGTTGCATTAACAATCACTATCTTACCATCTAAGGTTGAGAAGATCACAAGATCTTTAAGGAAATAAGGATTAACAATTTTCATATCGACAGCTATAGATTTATTCCCCTGCTCTTTTAACAATAACTCTTTTGTATTTAAATCATATAAAGCCATATCGTTGTTTGCAAATAAAACGGCTAAGGTATTATCCTGTACACTTGCAGCAGCGATAGTATTTTTCAGATCGATATATTTCGTATTGTTTACATCCTCTTTCGACGTTACACTTACATTTCCGTCAATTGATGCTGAAACGATCCAACCGTTACTCTCAGAGATAACTCTTTTGTCTTCATCAATAGTAACATCAGTGATACCGTCTTTATCTAAAACTTTACGATTATCTAAAAGTGCTACATTGTAAGCTCTGTCAATCAGATCATCTTCAATGCCGCTTTCTTTATCCCAGTCATCCACTACTACCTGTGGTTTATAAACTTCTTTTGAACTACATCCGCTGAGTAATAATGTTGCAACAGCAATTGCTAATAATAGATAGTTTTTCAAACTACTTAACCCCGTAATGCATTAATGACTGAGCAACAACAGCTAAAGGAGATTGTGAAGAGATCATACTCAAATTCCCGTGAGCCTCATCTATTTTACCATCATTCATTGCGATAATAGCCAGTTCTACCAATGCTAAGTCTTTATAAATTGCATCTTGTTGTTTTGCATATTTTTCTAAAAGTTTTGGATCGTTTTTTAACTCTGCAGCTTCATATTTTGCCATGTCACCAATCAATAACGCTTTAGAACCTTTTAACGTTTCAAGGTCTTGAACATTTTGAGTTGTAATAGCTTGAGAATACAACCACACATCATGTAATTCTGGGCTTAATGACTTTAATCTTGCAAGTGTTGCAGGGTTTGAAGCATTCTTTTGTAACTCTTGTAACGTAGCATTTGCAGCATCAATAGTATTTTGTTTGTTTATACTGTAAGTAATATCAGCAGCTACAAGCAGTACAACAGCAATTACTGAACCTATTAACGGCTTTTTATATTTTTTAATAAATTTTTCCGTCACTACCGCTTTTTCGAAGAACTTCTCTTCAGAATTCAGCTCTTCTTTTACCATATCTATATTGTTTTTTAAGCTCAAGGAACATCCCTTTATTTCGAAAGTTTAAAATATTATCGCATAGTTTGTTAAATGTTTATTATATGGTAAATGATTTTTTTAATTCGAAAGCGTCATCTTCGCTAGAATTCTTAATACTGGCATAAATAATGTATCGTAAATTTCTAGAGAAGAAAAACTATAGTAGTAACTAAGTTACAATACTTAAGATCTAAATACTAAGGAGATACAGATGAATATCGGTATACCAAAAGAGATTAAAAAAGATGAATATAGAGTTAGTATTACACCAAATGGAGCTGCTGAACTTATAGCTCAAGGGCATAACGTATATGTACAGTCAACAGCAGGAGAAGGAAGCGGTTTTAGTGATAAAGAGTATATAGATGTTGGAGCTTCACTTTTATTGGATGTTGCTGAAATATATGAAATAGCCGAAATCATTGTTAAAGTAAAAGAACCTATAGAATCTGAATATCATTTATATAAAAAGGGACAAACGCTTTTTACATATTTACATCTTGCAGCAGATAAAAAACTGACTCTCTTTTTATTAGAAAAGAAAATTCGTGCCTTTTCCTATGAAACATTGCTTGTCGATGGAAAATTACCTTTACTTGAGCCTATGAGTGAAGTAGCAGGGAAAATGGCCTCATTGATGGGCGCTGTTCATCTTGGAAAATATCAAGGTGGCTCAGGTTTACTTGCAGGCGGTGTTGTGGGCACACAAAGAGCAAAAGTTATGGTACTCGGCGGTGGTATAGCTGGGACATGCGCTGCGCAAGTTGCAGCAGGTCTTGGCGCTGATGTAACAATTTTTGACATTAACTTAGAACGCTTACGCTATCTTGATACCGTCCTTCCTGCAAATGTTGCAACTATGTATAGTTCGAGTGAAAATATTCGTGCCCTTTTGCCTCAAACTGATATAGTGATCGGAACTGTATTAATACCTGGAGCAAAAGCACCAAAACTCATTACAAAAGAGATGTTAAAACTTATGAAAAAAGGGAGTGTATTAGTAGATGTTTCTATCGATCAGGGAGGGTGCTTTGAGACTTCGCATCCAACAACCCATACTGAACCTACATTTACACAAGAAGGGATCGTTCATTATTGTGTAGCCAATATGCCAGGAGCTTATCCTCGTACTTCGACATTTGCCTTAACGAATGCAACTTTACCATATGTAAAAGTACTGGCAAAGTATGGAGCTCAAAAAGTTTGTCAGGAATTGCCAGTGATGAGAAGTTCATTAAATACATATGACGGAACTTTATATAATGAAGCTGTTGGGCAAGCGCATGGAATTGCAAGTTCCAA is a window from the Sulfurimonas sp. C5 genome containing:
- a CDS encoding tetratricopeptide repeat protein, with product MSLKNNIDMVKEELNSEEKFFEKAVVTEKFIKKYKKPLIGSVIAVVLLVAADITYSINKQNTIDAANATLQELQKNASNPATLARLKSLSPELHDVWLYSQAITTQNVQDLETLKGSKALLIGDMAKYEAAELKNDPKLLEKYAKQQDAIYKDLALVELAIIAMNDGKIDEAHGNLSMISSQSPLAVVAQSLMHYGVK
- the ald gene encoding alanine dehydrogenase, giving the protein MNIGIPKEIKKDEYRVSITPNGAAELIAQGHNVYVQSTAGEGSGFSDKEYIDVGASLLLDVAEIYEIAEIIVKVKEPIESEYHLYKKGQTLFTYLHLAADKKLTLFLLEKKIRAFSYETLLVDGKLPLLEPMSEVAGKMASLMGAVHLGKYQGGSGLLAGGVVGTQRAKVMVLGGGIAGTCAAQVAAGLGADVTIFDINLERLRYLDTVLPANVATMYSSSENIRALLPQTDIVIGTVLIPGAKAPKLITKEMLKLMKKGSVLVDVSIDQGGCFETSHPTTHTEPTFTQEGIVHYCVANMPGAYPRTSTFALTNATLPYVKVLAKYGAQKVCQELPVMRSSLNTYDGTLYNEAVGQAHGIASSNM